One segment of Saprospiraceae bacterium DNA contains the following:
- a CDS encoding LysE family transporter, whose amino-acid sequence MEAIIKGTLAGLAYGLLLGPLFFVSLKVTLSQGWRNGIALIGGAFASDATLVAGGWWSAARLSAFARLEAFQSSMGLVSGLVLFGFGLSAIWPRKRKMLMEGADEPLAKRRYSFLKGFFINMANPSNWLFWLSLATLVQTEAIPSEGRYAEVFLIATLAVVLLTDLVKVLLAHRIGKYLKPGVPEKIVRVAGLILLAVSGWLLLNVIKNAVA is encoded by the coding sequence ATGGAAGCAATTATCAAAGGAACATTGGCGGGGCTTGCTTACGGTTTGTTGTTAGGCCCGCTTTTTTTTGTGAGCCTCAAAGTAACGCTCAGTCAAGGCTGGCGCAACGGTATCGCCCTCATCGGCGGGGCTTTTGCCAGCGATGCCACGCTGGTGGCGGGAGGCTGGTGGAGTGCGGCTCGACTCTCCGCGTTTGCCCGCTTGGAAGCATTTCAGTCGAGCATGGGATTGGTGAGTGGTCTGGTGCTGTTCGGCTTCGGTCTTTCCGCGATTTGGCCGCGTAAGCGCAAAATGTTAATGGAAGGTGCCGACGAGCCGCTTGCCAAACGCCGATATTCTTTCCTCAAAGGTTTTTTTATCAACATGGCAAACCCTTCCAACTGGCTGTTTTGGCTCAGTTTGGCCACGTTGGTGCAGACGGAAGCCATCCCATCTGAAGGACGTTATGCCGAGGTTTTTCTTATCGCCACACTTGCGGTGGTGTTATTGACTGACTTGGTGAAGGTGCTGCTCGCACACAGGATTGGCAAATACTTGAAGCCGGGTGTGCCGGAAAAGATTGTGCGCGTGGCGGGTCTCATCCTCTTGGCGGTGAGTGGATGGCTGCTGCTCAACGTGATAAAAAATGCCGTCGCATAA
- a CDS encoding gliding motility-associated C-terminal domain-containing protein, whose product MVKKLLLLCVLLSISFLLKAQIPDPCPSNNFPASDFCESTCIYCNFNGYSGTTQGYTGQTPPGFCGTIENEQWLGFIAGAPAATFTATPTGCQTGNGIQIALYQSCYANPIACNGGNAGGGNTPVSITATLTPGVNYFLLIDGYAGDQCNFLITVAPPSAVQAPNVGNAGPISAPNTICPGGQIQVSIPPVNGAGGYNWTATGGAIINGLGGAVQTFAPTGNVVTITAPTNAPPPTSFQVCVQPINSCDQDNPFVCRTIQIQKIPDTQLPPETVCAEDAPYLLPWGQLAGIPGTNTYSHTYTSYQGCDSIVRQTITVKAPIVRNLAPQTVCAGSCYVVCGDEYCDGGNFQKICDSYQGCDSIINFSILLLSPVAEILGGGNITCTNNSVLLSSAPSPGAKFWRNSIGQIVGTGNTFTVTQPGTYTLQVSASAGGNICVANDTIVIGGDLTPPTVSASGGILGCGVASSVQLSVNTNATNPTYSWSGPGGFTSNLPNPTVNQPGAYVVTVTSASNGCTNTATANVTGNVPPPSPTASGGTITCALPSVTLEATPTTGVTYSWSGPGGFSSTLQNPNTNTAGTYTVTVTNNSNNCTATATATVNLNNTPPAAGATVSGPISCPTPNVNLNATPATGVTYAWTGPGGFTSTAQNPQVNTAGTYNVVVTSTANGCTAPASVNVTGNTTPPDISASGGTVTCATQSISLTGGSATPGVTFGWTGPGGFTSNQQNPTASTVGTYTLTVTNPANSCTSTATATVNGNFAAPDASATGGIITCATSSTTISGNSNTPNATFAWTGPGGFTSNQQNPTVTTTGTYTLTVTNPTNGCTSTATAVVQPDANVPDASATGGTITCSNGSVTLNGGSNTPGITLFWTGPGGFTSNQEDPVVTLDGTYTLTVLNPSNGCTAQATAIVNLNTTAPGATATGGTLTCNAPSFQLTGGSPTNGVSFAWTGPGGFTSNQQNPNVTSSGDYTLVVTNPTNGCTSTATTTVAADQNAPTAASTTGTLTCAVSSIVLNGSSNQTVNYAWTGPGGFTSNQQNPTVNVPGDYTLVVTNTTNGCTGNTTVTVDQNTQAPGASTTGNTISCSSPQVVIGADSQTGGVSYSWTGPGGFISSAQNPTVSLNGNYIVTVTNPTNGCSSTSTATVQIDTVTAILQASAPDVLTCAATSVNIQASVNTAGSTLQGLSWTGPGGFTSTVEDPSVTAPGLYTLVATLQNGCTSQVQVNVSQDITQPDVAAAGGTLTCIITTINLDGSSATSGASFAWTGPSGFNSTLQDPPVTEAGTYSLTVTGPNGCTSSTTATVVLDAVEPGTNAVSSNNLDCDDLSTTLTASSPTNGTTYQWAGPGGFTATTPTANASTPGTYTVTATGPNGCTSVASVDVSQDITLPGATAGGDTTDCISGQATLTGNSPTGNVTWLWSGPNNFSSTLQNPTTTVPGNYTLTVTGQNGCTSTATASVEENTDSPDVTLSGGGTLTCAVTEVTITGTITTPGATGVWTGPGGFNSTNSAITVSTPGEYFYTVTALNGCISAPSSTVPQNIQAPQGVTAAGGLLNCTFPTITMQGNSTTPGVTYSWTGPGGFTSSQQNPSVTNAGDYILVVTNPVNGCTSQASTTVTQDPTVPNVLVQADTLTCSVQSVTLQTTSDPVDVTYLWSGPGGFTSTAEDPEISVPGNYTVVATATSGCTSSFSINVQQNVVLPGATAQGVILSCTSPTGTLTGSSSTPGVTYSWTGPGGFTSSQQNPTVSQTGLYTLTTTGPNGCTSVASAEVQPDQSIPQISVTGGTITCLVTSIQLTAASSNVPNATWLWTGPGGFTSTVPNPTVTVAGNYTVQATAPNGCTATTGATVNSDTQGPTVNVGTPGELNCTTTQVGLQASVPTPGSYQFQWTTQNGNILSGASTQTPQVSQAGTYTVVVTNTANGCTTAQNVQVQVNPATPSGVDKQVRDVTCFGFTDGSLAIAGVQGGTPPFVYSVDNQPFTTGTLFTGLPPGTHTLMIEDANGCEFVTTFEVFEPQELIVNLGQDTTVRFGQSLSLSLDNIVNFPDRVAQTILSPPGVLDSFLCDGCTEFTPFYSFRYRVTVVDSNGCRASDDRLVIVDKTRYVYIPNIFKPDSPTENAMFYIFGDESQIVNIRAFQIFDRWGSMVFDRYNFQPNDFNSGWDGTVKGDKATPAVFVYYAEIEFIDGEIILYKGDVMVYR is encoded by the coding sequence ATGGTGAAAAAACTACTCTTACTATGTGTTTTGCTTTCAATATCTTTTTTGCTGAAGGCTCAAATACCTGACCCCTGCCCATCCAACAATTTCCCGGCGTCAGACTTTTGTGAAAGCACCTGTATTTACTGCAACTTCAATGGATATTCAGGCACCACGCAAGGCTACACAGGTCAAACCCCTCCGGGTTTTTGTGGCACCATTGAAAATGAGCAGTGGCTTGGCTTCATAGCAGGCGCTCCCGCCGCTACCTTTACTGCCACGCCAACGGGGTGCCAGACTGGCAACGGCATTCAAATAGCCCTCTACCAGAGCTGCTATGCAAACCCGATTGCTTGCAATGGCGGCAACGCGGGCGGTGGCAACACTCCTGTTTCCATCACTGCTACACTGACCCCCGGGGTCAACTATTTTCTGTTGATTGACGGCTACGCCGGAGACCAATGCAATTTTCTCATAACTGTAGCCCCCCCTTCGGCAGTACAAGCACCGAACGTGGGCAATGCAGGGCCTATCAGCGCGCCCAACACCATTTGCCCGGGTGGTCAAATACAGGTCTCCATTCCGCCAGTCAATGGCGCGGGTGGTTACAACTGGACTGCTACCGGAGGTGCCATCATCAATGGCTTGGGAGGCGCCGTTCAGACTTTCGCTCCCACTGGCAATGTGGTGACCATAACCGCCCCCACCAACGCGCCGCCGCCCACATCGTTTCAGGTGTGTGTGCAACCCATTAACTCATGCGACCAAGACAATCCTTTTGTCTGCCGGACCATTCAAATCCAGAAAATACCTGACACGCAACTGCCTCCTGAAACAGTCTGTGCCGAAGATGCGCCTTACTTGCTTCCATGGGGCCAGCTGGCTGGCATACCGGGCACAAATACCTACTCCCACACTTATACCTCTTATCAAGGTTGCGACAGCATCGTGCGGCAAACGATTACCGTCAAAGCGCCCATTGTGCGCAACTTGGCACCACAGACAGTATGTGCGGGCAGTTGTTACGTCGTGTGTGGCGACGAGTATTGCGACGGCGGCAACTTTCAGAAAATATGTGACTCATATCAAGGATGCGACAGCATCATCAACTTCTCTATTCTCTTGCTTAGCCCTGTTGCGGAGATTCTCGGTGGAGGGAATATCACATGCACCAACAATTCTGTCTTGTTGAGCTCGGCTCCCTCTCCGGGTGCCAAGTTTTGGAGAAACTCTATCGGTCAAATAGTGGGCACTGGCAATACTTTCACCGTGACACAGCCCGGCACCTACACCTTGCAGGTATCGGCCTCGGCGGGTGGCAATATCTGTGTCGCAAATGACACTATTGTAATTGGAGGCGATTTGACCCCACCCACCGTGTCAGCAAGCGGCGGTATTTTGGGCTGTGGCGTGGCGAGTTCAGTCCAATTGTCCGTAAATACCAACGCCACGAACCCCACTTACTCATGGTCAGGACCGGGAGGTTTTACCTCCAACTTGCCTAACCCGACGGTGAATCAGCCAGGGGCATACGTCGTCACCGTCACCAGCGCCAGCAATGGTTGCACCAACACAGCTACCGCAAACGTGACAGGCAACGTACCCCCCCCCTCGCCGACGGCATCGGGAGGCACCATCACCTGCGCATTGCCATCTGTGACATTGGAAGCAACCCCTACGACGGGTGTCACCTACTCATGGTCAGGCCCAGGTGGTTTTAGTTCCACACTCCAAAATCCGAACACGAACACTGCTGGCACTTACACCGTCACGGTCACCAACAACTCCAACAATTGCACGGCGACCGCGACGGCGACCGTAAATTTGAACAACACACCTCCCGCTGCGGGCGCTACCGTGAGTGGGCCCATATCCTGCCCAACCCCCAATGTCAACCTTAATGCCACCCCCGCTACGGGTGTCACTTATGCGTGGACGGGCCCGGGAGGCTTCACTTCTACCGCCCAGAACCCGCAAGTCAATACAGCGGGAACCTATAATGTGGTGGTGACGAGTACGGCCAATGGCTGCACGGCTCCTGCCTCAGTCAACGTGACGGGCAACACGACCCCCCCAGATATATCTGCTTCCGGCGGCACAGTGACGTGTGCCACGCAGTCTATTTCACTTACGGGCGGTTCGGCTACTCCGGGCGTTACCTTTGGTTGGACAGGCCCGGGTGGCTTCACCTCCAACCAACAAAACCCAACCGCCAGCACTGTGGGTACCTACACATTGACAGTGACCAATCCTGCCAACAGCTGCACTTCCACCGCGACCGCTACCGTGAATGGCAATTTCGCGGCACCAGATGCTTCGGCAACAGGTGGCATTATTACCTGCGCGACTTCGAGTACCACTATTTCAGGCAATTCAAACACGCCCAACGCTACGTTTGCATGGACAGGACCAGGTGGCTTCACTTCCAACCAACAGAATCCAACGGTCACAACCACAGGCACTTACACGCTCACGGTGACGAACCCCACCAATGGCTGCACCTCCACAGCGACCGCCGTCGTGCAACCGGATGCCAACGTGCCGGACGCGAGCGCGACTGGAGGCACTATTACTTGTTCCAATGGCTCTGTCACCTTGAATGGCGGCTCGAACACTCCAGGCATCACCCTTTTTTGGACGGGTCCCGGAGGCTTTACCTCCAACCAAGAGGACCCCGTCGTGACACTTGATGGCACCTACACACTTACAGTCTTGAATCCCTCAAACGGCTGTACGGCTCAAGCCACCGCCATCGTGAATCTAAATACCACAGCACCCGGTGCTACCGCCACAGGCGGCACACTTACCTGCAACGCTCCATCTTTCCAACTGACCGGAGGCTCCCCGACTAACGGTGTCTCTTTTGCATGGACGGGGCCAGGCGGCTTCACTTCCAACCAGCAGAACCCGAATGTGACCAGCAGCGGTGATTATACGCTTGTTGTCACCAACCCAACCAATGGCTGCACCTCTACCGCGACCACTACGGTAGCAGCAGACCAAAATGCACCCACAGCGGCATCCACCACTGGCACTTTGACTTGTGCGGTAAGCTCTATCGTGTTGAATGGCTCTTCCAATCAGACCGTCAACTACGCTTGGACAGGCCCCGGGGGCTTCACCTCCAACCAGCAAAACCCGACCGTCAATGTGCCGGGTGATTACACATTGGTGGTGACAAACACGACCAACGGATGCACAGGCAATACGACTGTGACGGTTGACCAAAATACCCAAGCGCCCGGTGCTTCCACCACGGGCAACACTATTAGTTGTTCCAGCCCACAAGTTGTTATCGGTGCCGATTCGCAGACGGGTGGAGTCTCATATTCATGGACGGGGCCGGGAGGTTTCATATCCAGTGCTCAAAACCCAACTGTTTCTCTGAATGGCAATTATATTGTGACCGTCACCAACCCAACCAACGGTTGTTCCAGTACCAGCACGGCAACCGTTCAAATTGATACGGTCACGGCCATATTACAAGCCTCCGCACCAGATGTGTTGACTTGCGCTGCAACGTCGGTCAATATTCAAGCATCGGTCAACACGGCTGGCTCTACTTTGCAAGGCCTGTCGTGGACCGGGCCGGGTGGGTTCACTTCCACGGTTGAAGACCCATCTGTCACCGCACCCGGCCTCTATACGCTGGTTGCCACATTGCAGAATGGCTGCACATCGCAAGTTCAAGTCAACGTCAGCCAAGACATTACACAACCAGATGTGGCAGCAGCAGGCGGTACACTGACGTGTATCATTACCACCATCAACCTCGATGGCAGCTCTGCAACAAGCGGCGCATCTTTCGCGTGGACAGGCCCGAGTGGATTCAATTCCACGCTTCAAGACCCACCTGTGACGGAGGCTGGCACCTATTCGCTCACGGTGACAGGCCCGAATGGTTGCACCTCGTCCACGACTGCGACAGTCGTGCTTGATGCCGTCGAGCCGGGCACCAATGCCGTCTCTTCCAACAATCTCGATTGTGACGATTTGAGCACCACTTTGACGGCTTCTTCGCCCACCAACGGAACAACTTATCAATGGGCAGGGCCGGGAGGCTTTACGGCTACCACGCCGACAGCCAATGCCTCGACCCCCGGCACCTACACGGTGACGGCGACCGGGCCTAATGGTTGCACTTCCGTTGCTTCTGTGGATGTTAGCCAAGACATTACCTTGCCCGGCGCGACAGCAGGAGGCGACACGACAGATTGTATCTCCGGCCAAGCCACATTGACTGGCAATTCACCCACTGGCAACGTGACTTGGCTTTGGAGCGGGCCAAACAACTTTAGTTCTACGCTTCAAAATCCGACAACTACTGTTCCGGGCAATTATACTCTCACAGTCACAGGACAAAATGGCTGTACTTCCACTGCCACCGCATCGGTTGAAGAAAACACCGACTCGCCCGATGTGACGTTGAGTGGCGGTGGCACGCTGACTTGCGCAGTGACCGAAGTCACGATTACGGGCACCATCACAACACCGGGCGCCACAGGCGTATGGACAGGGCCTGGAGGGTTTAACTCCACGAACAGCGCCATTACGGTGTCCACTCCGGGTGAGTATTTCTATACCGTGACGGCACTTAACGGTTGCATATCGGCCCCCTCCTCGACGGTTCCACAGAACATTCAAGCGCCGCAAGGCGTGACGGCAGCCGGTGGTTTGCTGAATTGCACGTTCCCGACCATTACCATGCAGGGCAACTCCACGACCCCTGGCGTCACTTACAGTTGGACAGGTCCGGGTGGATTTACCTCCAGCCAGCAGAATCCTTCGGTCACCAACGCCGGCGATTACATCTTGGTCGTGACCAACCCCGTCAATGGTTGCACTTCACAAGCAAGCACCACAGTCACGCAAGACCCAACGGTACCGAACGTGCTCGTGCAAGCCGACACGTTGACTTGTTCCGTGCAATCCGTCACGTTGCAGACTACTTCCGACCCTGTGGATGTCACATATCTTTGGTCAGGGCCGGGAGGATTCACCTCTACTGCGGAAGACCCAGAAATAAGTGTGCCGGGCAACTACACTGTGGTGGCAACGGCTACAAGTGGGTGCACATCCTCGTTCTCCATCAACGTACAACAGAATGTCGTACTGCCGGGCGCTACCGCGCAAGGTGTCATCTTGTCGTGCACTTCCCCGACAGGCACTTTGACGGGCAGTTCTTCCACACCAGGTGTCACTTATTCGTGGACAGGGCCGGGCGGATTTACTTCCAGCCAACAAAATCCCACCGTGTCGCAAACAGGGCTTTACACCTTGACGACCACCGGGCCTAATGGATGCACATCGGTGGCTTCAGCAGAAGTGCAACCCGACCAAAGTATCCCGCAGATAAGCGTCACGGGGGGAACCATCACTTGCTTGGTCACGAGCATTCAGTTGACCGCAGCATCCTCCAACGTGCCAAACGCTACTTGGCTTTGGACAGGACCGGGCGGCTTCACTTCCACTGTGCCCAACCCAACCGTCACTGTGGCAGGAAATTATACCGTGCAGGCCACTGCTCCGAATGGCTGCACTGCCACGACCGGAGCAACCGTGAACAGCGACACACAAGGCCCTACCGTCAATGTCGGCACGCCGGGCGAATTGAATTGTACCACCACACAAGTCGGCTTGCAAGCATCTGTGCCAACACCAGGCAGCTATCAGTTCCAATGGACGACTCAAAATGGCAATATCCTTTCGGGGGCTAGCACACAAACACCGCAGGTGAGCCAAGCAGGCACTTACACGGTGGTGGTGACTAACACGGCCAATGGTTGCACCACTGCTCAAAACGTGCAGGTGCAAGTAAATCCAGCCACACCTTCGGGCGTGGACAAACAAGTGCGCGATGTCACCTGCTTCGGCTTCACGGACGGTTCCTTAGCCATTGCAGGGGTGCAAGGCGGCACGCCGCCTTTCGTTTACTCGGTTGACAACCAACCTTTCACGACAGGCACTTTGTTCACTGGCTTGCCTCCGGGCACACATACCTTGATGATAGAGGATGCCAATGGCTGCGAATTTGTGACAACCTTTGAAGTCTTTGAACCACAAGAGTTGATTGTGAACTTGGGCCAAGATACCACCGTGCGTTTTGGCCAAAGCCTCTCGCTTTCGCTCGACAACATCGTGAATTTCCCCGACCGAGTGGCTCAAACCATCCTGTCGCCGCCAGGCGTGCTTGATTCGTTCTTGTGCGATGGCTGCACGGAGTTCACCCCCTTCTATTCTTTCCGCTATCGCGTCACGGTAGTGGACTCGAACGGATGCCGAGCTTCGGACGACCGTTTGGTCATTGTGGACAAAACACGGTATGTCTATATCCCGAACATCTTCAAGCCTGACTCACCGACCGAGAATGCCATGTTCTACATTTTTGGCGATGAGTCACAGATTGTCAATATCCGTGCTTTCCAGATATTCGACCGCTGGGGCAGCATGGTGTTCGACCGATACAACTTCCAACCCAATGACTTCAATTCAGGCTGGGATGGCACCGTGAAGGGAGACAAAGCAACTCCCGCAGTGTTTGTCTATTACGCTGAAATCGAGTTCATTGATGGAGAAATAATTCTCTACAAAGGCGACGTGATGGTGTATCGTTGA